Within the Candidatus Omnitrophota bacterium genome, the region CGAAGGGTGCGGCAGGAAGTGCTGCGATTGTAAAGCACATCCTGGAAGGAGATAGCATGAATCGCATTAAGACATACATCGCGCCAACCGAAGGCGAGCGGGCAAAGAAGCTCGCTTTGGCTGTGATGGACGATCCTCGCTTTGAGCCGCTTGAGGTCAATGCCGAAATTCCTTTGGATGTTCAATTTAGGATCGACTGCGAAAAATCGGTATGCTTCGAGGATTCAATTGGCTGCCAGGCATTCCCCACAACGACCGTAACCAAGATCTTCAATGCTGAATTTAAGGAAGTGTCGGATTATGTGGCTTCTGCCCTTGCCCCACAAGGCCATCTCTACATGCAGCTTTTGGCCGCGAGAGAGGCGGGCCATCCGTGTATTGTGGTCGTCCTGGGCGGGGATAATCAAGTTGCCGATGCCTGTTATCAGTCCCTCAAGACTCGCTATCATGGTGATGAGCTAAAATACGAGCTGGAAAGTTATAAGAAGCGGCTGCAAGATTTCGAGGCCCGCTGCCTAGCGAACGGCTGCCCGGTAATGCGCTGGCAGATAGATCCCTTCTCTCGATTGCTCAGCACCGCCCATAAGGTACTATGCGAAAATACCATGCTGGATTACAGGCCAAAGCCAGCGGAAGGCGAAAGGGAACTTGTCGCTGCATGTGGATTAACGAAAGGCATAGGGCCGGAAACATGGCGAAACATCCTGGTAGAATACCAGCTTGGCCTTTTCCCTAGGGGCGATTATGCCAAACCGATTGAGGAAATGGCCGGAATAGGAAAAAAGAGAGCTGCTCAAATATCACCATTAATCAGGATGGTTTATGCGAATCGGGTGCGAGCATGAATATGTTTCCCATGTTCATTGATCCGGTCTATGAAGAAATTGATAGACAGGAACGCGAACGCAAGAAGATAGATCGCATAGCCCGCCAAGCCGAAGCTCAGCAAAGGTTCCAGAAAGGAGGCCACTGGGTATGAGTCATCTACATAACTGGATAGAAGACGAGCGATCGTTCCATCTATTTCAAGGCTGGATTTGTTATGCAGAATATTGCCGATGTGGTGCTTCCCGTGCGGTCCGAAAATCCGGGCCGAAAAAAGAATACGGGCAGGTGATTGGGCCATGAGGTTATCCCGTCCCTGGCCGCCGCCTCATATCAGGATGCCCATACATCCTAGAATTTGGCGAGAAGATAGACGAATTGTGAGAGGGAGATATACCAAAAAGGAGAAACCCTACTATGAGTAATGAATCAACTGGAATAATTGGAATAGTCGCATTGGTTGTAATCGGTGCGCTATTGCTTGGTGCCGTGATATTTGGATACCCGCTTTATAACGTTTGGTCCTCGGAGATGGACGGAAAGGCCAAATTGGCAGAATCCGAAAGTTCCCGACAGATCGCCGTTGTGGAAAGCAAAGCCAAAATGGACTCTGCTAAGAATCTTGCGGATGCTGAAGTTATCCGAGCGCAAGGGGTTGCTAAGGCAAATGAGATTATTGGCGAATCTCTGAAGGACAACAGCGAATACTTAGATTACCTCTGGCTGACTGAAAAAATAGGGGCATCCGACAAAGAAATCATCTATATCCCAACCGAAACTCAACTGCCCATACTGGAAGCTACAAGACTACAAGCCGCGAGAGGTGCGGCTTAACCTTTTTTGAGGTTACATGAATTACGATCCATTGAATAAAATTCTGACCATGTCGCAAACCGATTTAGAGCATTGCGGTTTTAGTTGGGACGATTTCGAGGGCGAATTATTCCTTTCGGGTCACATGGATGAAAAAGAATCTGAGATTGCAAAAGGCGCATTTACGATAGTAGTGGCCATGCATAAGGGGCTATACAAATGAGCAACCTAAAACGCTATGCTTGCCAGACCGGAAAGATCATTATCGGTCTGCCAATTGTGACATTCGTCATCCTGACAATATTGACGTTTGCTTGGGTGGCTTCTGAAGTCATATGCTATATGCTATTTAATTTTCGGACAGTCCAAGTATTAATCGGATTGGTGGTGCTGCTATTCGTTTCATTTGCCGCTTTCTGCATTGGTAACGAAATATTCAGAAAATATAATATATGTCAGAGGTTCAAATGAGCAAGCAAGAATGCCTCTCTTACTTGCAGTCCCACCCAGGCCCCCATATCCGTGAAGAAATCGCAGAAGGCACCGGGAATAACTGGCATTCTTGCCGTCGCTACCTATCAAGGTTAGAACAAGACGGCCTGATCAGAGGCATCCGACAAGATGCCGCAAATAAGCCTATCTTATGGTCGGTGCTCTGATGTCATGGGTTCCTGGCTCTACCAAGCCCACCAAGGCGAGTGCGGAGGCGGCATTTTGGTATTGGCAGCTACAGACACGGGCCTATTGGCTGCTTGAAGAGACTTACGGTCTGATGTTCTGCGAGGGGTGGCAATGAGCCAATCCGAAATCCTATCCATCCTTGACCATCCCATGACTGCCAAACAGATAGCAGGAGCCGCAAACCTGCCAGTCCAATGCACCAAAGACAACCTATGCCGGATGAGGAAAAACAAGTCTGTGGCGATATGTGGCAAGATTGGAAAGCAGTTGGTCTATGGGAGGCCGGGGCATGATGGCCGTGCATAAGGTTATGCTGCCGGAAGAGTTGCATCAGATGGTTTAACCTTTTTCGCCTTCTCATCTATATAGTACTATTTTCATTCTACACAATGTATTTATACTATATAGTTTATACTGTTTCATCGGGTCTCACCAACCCAGGAGCTTTGATTTATGTTTTACGATGCGTCGTCGTTAGCCGATGATCTGGCACCCGAAGAAGCGCCAACCGATTATCATTTCAGAACATACAACCTTAATAAGTATCTATGGGGGCATCGAACCGACGATATCGGCCATCAATGTCAGTATGCTAATTATTTGGGCGTACCTGTCAGGGATCTTCATTATGAAGAAGATTATATTTTAGTGGGCACGTTCGTTCCTAGTGGTCCAATTGAAGACAAACGTAATCTTCCCGAATACCGCGATTGGCGATCAAAAGTATTCAAACGGGATAATTATACTTGTCAATCATGTGGTAGTAAAACCAAACTGCAAGCGCACCATATTAAGCAAGTTATCTTGTATCCAGAACTGATTTATGACGTTGACAATGGTCAAACGCTTTGCAAAGACTGTCATGGTGAGGTTCCTGTCTTGCATAGGGGCGAATAAATGGTATCCTCTTCTGCAATGAAGCGAATCCTTGCGGTGCTGTCTACCAGCGAAGTTAAAACCGTTCGGACAATCGCAAACAAAACTGGCATGAATGAAAACTATCTGGAAACGTGCCTTTCTGAGATGGAAGATCTCAAGTTGGTTTTCCGGGCAAATGTGAATATAGACAATGGTGCCGGAAGAGGACCAAATTTCAAGAAAGCATATAGAAAGAGCCTGCGTATAGCGGGTTCTTTTTAATATAGTTTTACTCACATATATAGATATGTGAAAGACTGCTATCAACCGCGCGGGCGATTGGCACATTCTGGTCACGTAAACCGAACAAATCAAGCATGGACCCGATCAGAAATAAAAGAAAGATATCCAGCATGCGACAGAGAGACGGGCAAAGAGATCTGGGTTAATATCCTCGGACAGGCAATATGCTCAGAATGCTTTGAGATCGCATATACAGACCATCGCGGTTTTACCTCATGCCGATGCACAACTTGGAATGATGGTGTCCCACGCCAACCCAAAATATCTAACCGAAATCCAGAGAAAAGCGCAAGGAATTTCGCAGCTAAAAGAGCTTGCTGCTGAAGGCCGGGCCCTGCCCTGGGGACGCTAGAACCGTCCAAAGTATATACTTTATCGAAGTGAATCTCATGTTTATTGAACCTTACGACGAATCCTATTCTATCAAATCCGCCCTTCGCGATGGTCACGACTGGAGCGATTTTGGTGACCAATTCGCAGACGGGCATACAGAAGCGCATACGCGCGAGCCTATACCGAACCAAAGCAAAATTCCTAGTAATGGTCAGCAACCCAGGAAAGTATAATCGGGTCTGGCCTACTCACTATCACCCGGAAGACAACAGATTAGCCGGATATGGTTATATCGCTCTTCCGGTTTACTTCTATTACCGCAATCTATTTATCCCATGCATCCCCTTATCCCCTCGGAGGTTTCAGCCCCTCCAGAGGTAGGTTTTGCCGGGCACCTAGATAAGAACGGCAATATGCGCCGGGGCCTCTGCTCAACGCGGCCAAATGGCCTACACGGACCCGGTATCCCTGTCATCGATTCATGAGGCAGAATGGCGAAGCGCCCGGCTTTCCGGGTGCGCTATCAAGCGCGCGCGGGTTCGATTCCCGCCATGAGTCATTTATGAAATATGCCAGCCATCGATTAGATCATTGGACCATCGCGTTAGATCAGGAAATGATGCGATGGAAAGATGCCATGATGGCTATAGAACGGGCGTTGGATGAGATCGAATGCCTATCAAGATCTTGATGGAACGGCGGGATTACATTTATTTGCCCGGTAAGATGTTTTTGCTCGCTCCGAAATGTTCAGCAAACCCGCTATCATAAGACGGCGGAAAGGCTGGTGTGATAAGGCGATTAGGGGCGGTCGGGCTTTTCCTATGCCACATTAGCTCAGTTGGTAGAGTCGACGGTCTGTAACCGTCTTGTCGGGCGTTCGAATCGCTCATGTGGCTT harbors:
- a CDS encoding membrane protease subunit — translated: MSNESTGIIGIVALVVIGALLLGAVIFGYPLYNVWSSEMDGKAKLAESESSRQIAVVESKAKMDSAKNLADAEVIRAQGVAKANEIIGESLKDNSEYLDYLWLTEKIGASDKEIIYIPTETQLPILEATRLQAARGAA
- a CDS encoding HNH endonuclease, which produces MFYDASSLADDLAPEEAPTDYHFRTYNLNKYLWGHRTDDIGHQCQYANYLGVPVRDLHYEEDYILVGTFVPSGPIEDKRNLPEYRDWRSKVFKRDNYTCQSCGSKTKLQAHHIKQVILYPELIYDVDNGQTLCKDCHGEVPVLHRGE